In Drosophila subpulchrella strain 33 F10 #4 breed RU33 chromosome 3R, RU_Dsub_v1.1 Primary Assembly, whole genome shotgun sequence, the following are encoded in one genomic region:
- the LOC119563351 gene encoding nuclear pore complex protein DDB_G0274915 isoform X2 yields MERRRFNLSSMSPMADSTRIDASLINRPSAASFLRGLSPKGGNPTLNGTRTPERSLMNHTATSPSSISRQKLNLSQIDPRTFADVHSSGLASRIVSYHESSLGGRSGLQRSMSASNLYNPLTQPRRAPSSPIPYKTRVPPLSMTQIAPPERSFYSGNTLPSLLRSNSLAGVVQKTSEQEQLSRENRPILHPPHPQHESEPTRSVLEELKEISRKRINTGDAQPPHDFTKRSCQRGVDFVDHHRHQQQLHQLQQQQSQSFKRQRELTVSVPLRHHSTSLAAAPPSALQHLHSNGSISPTQSPEQLAKRPNCSYNNDIASSLSSSRRHSNKRKLFDMRESFQRSKNGTLGSGSSPETSPGENVAKIQRKVDAESVSKAMSMPVPTVSAVPASRAISAPPIQRTEQRSVEVPPATEKPKLTLFNARQSHTKEEPPRQDLNSPDVDAGEYAGIQFVKPKQQNSMLGVKNPSVERTHKTKLAIMLSGLKGELYHGEPDELDTPVPAPAPAPATLPTPIKPIIAPPVTTTTSTATSTATVSTTAPSKPVILSNQIIKPAETTTTSTSNAVPKLVFGQPAAPASAAGEAPKTTDKVPAAPAEIPAKFELIAKPVTPATSAQPLITFGTPISSAPATLSFGNPSTTTITTTTTTISTSMTTSKPIFSFGQAPANGPTVGASTGFKLDTPATTAATTTNSGAPVTSTTTFGMTIPKTTATVAPTTTPSTSFGKPVPAIGGSGPATSNSPATATISPFGAGAPAAKPIFAFGQSGNASSGTPTSSDNGSAAPKPAVFSFDGNPAQTSRMAPTSLFGSQPQATENSFGGVFNQPVATKPEPAKTGIFGNPENSFGNAFKPPADVAASTAAELPKPFGFSATTTVASGAPAATNLFTFGGSAAATSKPAEPAPTSTQNNLFGQSAATTTPFGFGGAAAPAAGAIGNKDNKSVFAFGGGGDNNSAAKPSAVFSFGGTDKSAPPAFGSVATSVSSATATPTNNAFGFGTAPKTSTPMFGSGAAQQNPAPAVAATKPFAFGGAQQPPASSASGGFSFAAVAAKNTTETAGTNVFGSPANASKPSFNFGGSTVNQAGTASPAGGFSFATPTKKEEPAGNSMFGSPNTGIVKPNFSFSSNNPTTQSAAPSPAPSFGGFGAQAAAAPAATNNQNKPFAFGGNNTSAAPSPAQPMGGNLFANAVAATHNQPKPGAFSFGGAKSNASTTAGNAPFSFGGAAAGGIASPPSNQSMNTAKPFSFGGGGGNPAPNVFASPAPSPAASNPAGAFAFGGASPAQQANAGNVFIPAPSTPEGRPIRKATRRLQK; encoded by the exons ATGGAGCGTCGTCGCTTTAACTTGAGCAGCATGTCTCCCATGGCGGATTCCACGCGGATCGACGCGTCGCTGAT CAATCGCCCGTCCGCCGCCAGTTTCTTGAGGGGTCTGAGCCCCAAGGGCGGAAACCCCACGCTCAATGGCACCCGCACACCGGAAAGGTCCTTGATGAACCACACGGCCACCTCGCCCAGCAGCATATCGCGACAGAAACTGAACCTCAGCCAGATAGATCCCAG AACCTTCGCCGATGTCCATAGTAGCGGACTGGCCTCCCGCATTGTTTCCTACCACGAGAGCAGCCTTGGAGGACGTAGTGGTCTGCAGCGCAGCATGTCCGCCAGCAATCTGTACAACCCATTGACGCAGCCGCGCAGAGCGCCATCCTCCCCGATACCCTACAAGACCAGGGTGCCACCACTTTCGATGACCCAGATTGCACCACCGGAACGCAGCTTCTACTCTGGTAACACGCTGCCCAGCCTGCTGCGCTCCAATTCCCTGGCGGGAGTAGTGCAGAAGACTAGCGAGCAGGAGCAGTTGTCGCGGGAAAACCGACCCATCCTGCACCCACCGCATCCACAGCACGAGAGCGAACCCACTAGGAGCGTGCTGGAGGAGCTCAAGGAGATCTCCCGGAAGCGCATCAACACTGGT GATGCCCAGCCGCCGCATGACTTTACGAAAAGAAGTTGCCAGCGGGGTGTGGACTTTGTGGACCATCACCGCCACCAACAGCAGCTGCATcagttgcagcagcagcaaagtCAGTCCTTCAAAAGGCAGCGTGAGCTGACCGTATCGGTTCCGCTCAGGCATCATTCAACATCTCTGGCGGCAGCTCCGCCATCTGCATTGCAGCATTTGCACTCCAATGGCAGCATCTCGCCAACACAGTCACCGGAGCAGCTGGCCAAACGGCCCAACTGCAGCTACAACAACGACATTGCCTCCTCGCTGAGCTCCAGTCGGCGTCATAGCAACAAGCGGAAGCTGTTCGACATGCGCGAGAGCTTCCAACGGAGTAAAAATGGGACACTAGGCAGTGGAAGCTCACCCGAGACCTCGCCTGGAGAAAATGTGGCCAAAATACAGCGAAAAGTGGATGCAGAATCTGTCAGCAAGGCGATGAGTATGCCCGTCCCAACTGTTTCGGCAGTTCCTGCCTCGCGGGCCATTTCGGCACCTCCTATCCAAAGAACAGAGCAGCGATCTGTGGAGGTTCCGCCTGCGACGGAAAAGCCCAAGCTTACCCTCTTCAACGCGCGACAGTCACATACGAAGGAGGAACCGCCACGGCAGGATCTAAACAGCCCGGATGTGGATGCCGGGGAATATGCCGGCATTCAGTTCGTGAAGCCGAAGCAGCAGAATTCCATGCTGGGTGTTAAGAATCCCAGCGTAGAGCGCACGCACAAGACCAAGCTGGCTATAATGCTGAGTGGTTTGAAGGGCGAACTGTACCATGGTGAGCCGGACGAGTTAGATACCCCAGTGCCAGCCCCAGCGCCAGCGCCTGCTACCCTTCCGACGCCCATCAAACCTATCATAGCGCCGCCTGTAACTACAACCACATCGACCGCGACTTCCACTGCCACCGTGTCAACTACAGCTCCCAGCAAGCCGGTTATATTAAGTAACCAGATTATCAAACCAGCggaaacaacaaccacaagtACCTCAAATGCAGTGCCCAAACTAGTGTTTGGTCAGCCTGCGGCACCCGCTTCGGCAGCAGGAGAGGCACCAAAAACCACCGACAAAGTCCCGGCGGCACCAGCAGAAATCCCAGCGAAGTTCGAACTTATAGCCAAACCCGTAACACCAGCAACATCAGCTCAACCATTAATCACCTTCGGCACACCGATATCCTCAGCTCCAGCCACACTGTCATTTGGAAATCCCTCCACTACCACAATAACTACGACTACTACCACCATTAGCACTAGTATGACTACCTCAAAGCCCATATTCTCATTCGGACAAGCGCCTGCCAATGGACCAACAGTAGGCGCTTCTACTGGGTTCAAACTGGACACCCCTGcgacaacagcagcaaccacAACTAACTCGGGAGCGCCAGTCACATCAACAACAACTTTTGGAATGACTATACCAAAAACGACCGCAACGGTCGCTCCCACAACAACTCCATCCACCAGTTTCGGCAAGCCAGTTCCAGCTATAGGAGGATCAGGACCCGCCACCAGCAATAGtcctgcaacagcaacaatatCACCATTTGGAGCAGGAGCACCCGCAGCCAAGCCAATATTTGCCTTTGGACAGTCGGGCAATGCAAGCTCAGGAACTCCGACTAGCAGCGACAATGGATCCGCTGCACCCAAACCAGCTGTATTTAGTTTTGACGGCAACCCCGCTCAAACATCTCGAATGGCGCCAACATCGCTGTTTGGCAGCCAACCGCAAGCCACAGAAAACTCCTTTGGAGGCGTTTTCAATCAGCCCGTGGCTACCAAACCGGAGCCAGCTAAGACGGGCATCTTTGGAAATCCGGAGAACAGCTTTGGAAACGCATTTAAGCCACCAGCAGATGTCGCAGCATCAACCGCCGCTGAGCTCCCCAAGCCGTTCGGATTTTCAGCCACTACAACCGTGGCTAGTGGAGCCCCAGCAGCCACGAATCTCTTTACCTTTGGAGGGTCAGCAGCAGCCACTTCAAAGCCCGCGGAACCAGCTCCAACTAGCACCCAGAACAATCTCTTTGGACAAAGTGCAGCCACAACCACCCCCTTTGGATTTGGAGGAGCAGCCGCTCCAGCCGcaggagccattggaaataaggATAACAAATCAGTGTTTGCAtttggaggaggaggagacaACAACTCAGCAGCCAAGCCCAGCGCGGTATTCAGCTTTGGAGGCACGGACAAGAGTGCTCCACCTGCCTTTGGCAGCGTAGCAACGTCGGTATCATCTGCAACAGCAACGCCTACAAACAACGCTTTTGGATTTGGCACAGCACCGAAGACTTCAACACCCATGTTTGGCAGTGGAGCAGCCCAACAAAACCCGGCTCCCGCTGTGGCGGCCACCAAGCCATTTGCCTTTGGTGGTGCCCAGCAACCACCAGCATCGTCAGCTTCAGGAGGATTTTCATTTGCCGCCGTTGCGGCCAAAAATACCACGGAAACCGCTGGAACAAATGTATTTGGCAGCCCCGCAAACGCCAGCAAACCAAGCTTTAACTTTGGAGGAAGCACTGTCAACCAAGCAGGAACAGCATCACCAGCTGGTGGCTTCTCttttgccacacccaccaaGAAGGAGGAGCCTGCGGGCAACAGCATGTTTGGAAGCCCCAACACGGGAATAGTGAAACCTAATTTCAGTTTTTCAAGCAACAATCCAACCACACAATCAGCGGCTCCTAGTCCAGCGCCCAGCTTTGGAGGATTCGGAGctcaagcagcagcagcaccagctgCAACAAACAATCAGAACAAACCCTTCGCATTTGGAGGCAACAACACCTCAGCTGCTCCCAGCCCAGCGCAGCCCATGGGAGGTAACCTCTTTGCCAATGCAGTGGCAGCTACTCATAACCAACCGAAGCCGGGTGCATTCTCTTTCGGTGGAGCCAAGAGCAACGCCAGCACAACAGCCGGAAACGCACCCTTCTCGTTTGGAGGAGCAGCTGCCGGGGGCATCGCCTCACCGCCCAGCAATCAAAGCATGAATACCGCAAAGCCGTTCAGctttggtggtggtggcggcaATCCGGCTCCCAATGTCTTTGCCAGTCCAGCCCCTTCGCCGGCGGCCAGCAATCCTGCCGGAGCCTTCGCCTTCGGTGGCGCTAGTCCGGCCCAGCAGGCGAACGCCGGCAACGTGTTCATCCCAGCGCCCAGCACGCCGGAGGGTCGACCCATCCGTAAAGCCACCCGGCGGCTGCAAAAATAG
- the LOC119563351 gene encoding nuclear pore complex protein DDB_G0274915 isoform X1 yields the protein MERRRFNLSSMSPMADSTRIDASLISNRPSAASFLRGLSPKGGNPTLNGTRTPERSLMNHTATSPSSISRQKLNLSQIDPRTFADVHSSGLASRIVSYHESSLGGRSGLQRSMSASNLYNPLTQPRRAPSSPIPYKTRVPPLSMTQIAPPERSFYSGNTLPSLLRSNSLAGVVQKTSEQEQLSRENRPILHPPHPQHESEPTRSVLEELKEISRKRINTGDAQPPHDFTKRSCQRGVDFVDHHRHQQQLHQLQQQQSQSFKRQRELTVSVPLRHHSTSLAAAPPSALQHLHSNGSISPTQSPEQLAKRPNCSYNNDIASSLSSSRRHSNKRKLFDMRESFQRSKNGTLGSGSSPETSPGENVAKIQRKVDAESVSKAMSMPVPTVSAVPASRAISAPPIQRTEQRSVEVPPATEKPKLTLFNARQSHTKEEPPRQDLNSPDVDAGEYAGIQFVKPKQQNSMLGVKNPSVERTHKTKLAIMLSGLKGELYHGEPDELDTPVPAPAPAPATLPTPIKPIIAPPVTTTTSTATSTATVSTTAPSKPVILSNQIIKPAETTTTSTSNAVPKLVFGQPAAPASAAGEAPKTTDKVPAAPAEIPAKFELIAKPVTPATSAQPLITFGTPISSAPATLSFGNPSTTTITTTTTTISTSMTTSKPIFSFGQAPANGPTVGASTGFKLDTPATTAATTTNSGAPVTSTTTFGMTIPKTTATVAPTTTPSTSFGKPVPAIGGSGPATSNSPATATISPFGAGAPAAKPIFAFGQSGNASSGTPTSSDNGSAAPKPAVFSFDGNPAQTSRMAPTSLFGSQPQATENSFGGVFNQPVATKPEPAKTGIFGNPENSFGNAFKPPADVAASTAAELPKPFGFSATTTVASGAPAATNLFTFGGSAAATSKPAEPAPTSTQNNLFGQSAATTTPFGFGGAAAPAAGAIGNKDNKSVFAFGGGGDNNSAAKPSAVFSFGGTDKSAPPAFGSVATSVSSATATPTNNAFGFGTAPKTSTPMFGSGAAQQNPAPAVAATKPFAFGGAQQPPASSASGGFSFAAVAAKNTTETAGTNVFGSPANASKPSFNFGGSTVNQAGTASPAGGFSFATPTKKEEPAGNSMFGSPNTGIVKPNFSFSSNNPTTQSAAPSPAPSFGGFGAQAAAAPAATNNQNKPFAFGGNNTSAAPSPAQPMGGNLFANAVAATHNQPKPGAFSFGGAKSNASTTAGNAPFSFGGAAAGGIASPPSNQSMNTAKPFSFGGGGGNPAPNVFASPAPSPAASNPAGAFAFGGASPAQQANAGNVFIPAPSTPEGRPIRKATRRLQK from the exons ATGGAGCGTCGTCGCTTTAACTTGAGCAGCATGTCTCCCATGGCGGATTCCACGCGGATCGACGCGTCGCTGAT AAGCAATCGCCCGTCCGCCGCCAGTTTCTTGAGGGGTCTGAGCCCCAAGGGCGGAAACCCCACGCTCAATGGCACCCGCACACCGGAAAGGTCCTTGATGAACCACACGGCCACCTCGCCCAGCAGCATATCGCGACAGAAACTGAACCTCAGCCAGATAGATCCCAG AACCTTCGCCGATGTCCATAGTAGCGGACTGGCCTCCCGCATTGTTTCCTACCACGAGAGCAGCCTTGGAGGACGTAGTGGTCTGCAGCGCAGCATGTCCGCCAGCAATCTGTACAACCCATTGACGCAGCCGCGCAGAGCGCCATCCTCCCCGATACCCTACAAGACCAGGGTGCCACCACTTTCGATGACCCAGATTGCACCACCGGAACGCAGCTTCTACTCTGGTAACACGCTGCCCAGCCTGCTGCGCTCCAATTCCCTGGCGGGAGTAGTGCAGAAGACTAGCGAGCAGGAGCAGTTGTCGCGGGAAAACCGACCCATCCTGCACCCACCGCATCCACAGCACGAGAGCGAACCCACTAGGAGCGTGCTGGAGGAGCTCAAGGAGATCTCCCGGAAGCGCATCAACACTGGT GATGCCCAGCCGCCGCATGACTTTACGAAAAGAAGTTGCCAGCGGGGTGTGGACTTTGTGGACCATCACCGCCACCAACAGCAGCTGCATcagttgcagcagcagcaaagtCAGTCCTTCAAAAGGCAGCGTGAGCTGACCGTATCGGTTCCGCTCAGGCATCATTCAACATCTCTGGCGGCAGCTCCGCCATCTGCATTGCAGCATTTGCACTCCAATGGCAGCATCTCGCCAACACAGTCACCGGAGCAGCTGGCCAAACGGCCCAACTGCAGCTACAACAACGACATTGCCTCCTCGCTGAGCTCCAGTCGGCGTCATAGCAACAAGCGGAAGCTGTTCGACATGCGCGAGAGCTTCCAACGGAGTAAAAATGGGACACTAGGCAGTGGAAGCTCACCCGAGACCTCGCCTGGAGAAAATGTGGCCAAAATACAGCGAAAAGTGGATGCAGAATCTGTCAGCAAGGCGATGAGTATGCCCGTCCCAACTGTTTCGGCAGTTCCTGCCTCGCGGGCCATTTCGGCACCTCCTATCCAAAGAACAGAGCAGCGATCTGTGGAGGTTCCGCCTGCGACGGAAAAGCCCAAGCTTACCCTCTTCAACGCGCGACAGTCACATACGAAGGAGGAACCGCCACGGCAGGATCTAAACAGCCCGGATGTGGATGCCGGGGAATATGCCGGCATTCAGTTCGTGAAGCCGAAGCAGCAGAATTCCATGCTGGGTGTTAAGAATCCCAGCGTAGAGCGCACGCACAAGACCAAGCTGGCTATAATGCTGAGTGGTTTGAAGGGCGAACTGTACCATGGTGAGCCGGACGAGTTAGATACCCCAGTGCCAGCCCCAGCGCCAGCGCCTGCTACCCTTCCGACGCCCATCAAACCTATCATAGCGCCGCCTGTAACTACAACCACATCGACCGCGACTTCCACTGCCACCGTGTCAACTACAGCTCCCAGCAAGCCGGTTATATTAAGTAACCAGATTATCAAACCAGCggaaacaacaaccacaagtACCTCAAATGCAGTGCCCAAACTAGTGTTTGGTCAGCCTGCGGCACCCGCTTCGGCAGCAGGAGAGGCACCAAAAACCACCGACAAAGTCCCGGCGGCACCAGCAGAAATCCCAGCGAAGTTCGAACTTATAGCCAAACCCGTAACACCAGCAACATCAGCTCAACCATTAATCACCTTCGGCACACCGATATCCTCAGCTCCAGCCACACTGTCATTTGGAAATCCCTCCACTACCACAATAACTACGACTACTACCACCATTAGCACTAGTATGACTACCTCAAAGCCCATATTCTCATTCGGACAAGCGCCTGCCAATGGACCAACAGTAGGCGCTTCTACTGGGTTCAAACTGGACACCCCTGcgacaacagcagcaaccacAACTAACTCGGGAGCGCCAGTCACATCAACAACAACTTTTGGAATGACTATACCAAAAACGACCGCAACGGTCGCTCCCACAACAACTCCATCCACCAGTTTCGGCAAGCCAGTTCCAGCTATAGGAGGATCAGGACCCGCCACCAGCAATAGtcctgcaacagcaacaatatCACCATTTGGAGCAGGAGCACCCGCAGCCAAGCCAATATTTGCCTTTGGACAGTCGGGCAATGCAAGCTCAGGAACTCCGACTAGCAGCGACAATGGATCCGCTGCACCCAAACCAGCTGTATTTAGTTTTGACGGCAACCCCGCTCAAACATCTCGAATGGCGCCAACATCGCTGTTTGGCAGCCAACCGCAAGCCACAGAAAACTCCTTTGGAGGCGTTTTCAATCAGCCCGTGGCTACCAAACCGGAGCCAGCTAAGACGGGCATCTTTGGAAATCCGGAGAACAGCTTTGGAAACGCATTTAAGCCACCAGCAGATGTCGCAGCATCAACCGCCGCTGAGCTCCCCAAGCCGTTCGGATTTTCAGCCACTACAACCGTGGCTAGTGGAGCCCCAGCAGCCACGAATCTCTTTACCTTTGGAGGGTCAGCAGCAGCCACTTCAAAGCCCGCGGAACCAGCTCCAACTAGCACCCAGAACAATCTCTTTGGACAAAGTGCAGCCACAACCACCCCCTTTGGATTTGGAGGAGCAGCCGCTCCAGCCGcaggagccattggaaataaggATAACAAATCAGTGTTTGCAtttggaggaggaggagacaACAACTCAGCAGCCAAGCCCAGCGCGGTATTCAGCTTTGGAGGCACGGACAAGAGTGCTCCACCTGCCTTTGGCAGCGTAGCAACGTCGGTATCATCTGCAACAGCAACGCCTACAAACAACGCTTTTGGATTTGGCACAGCACCGAAGACTTCAACACCCATGTTTGGCAGTGGAGCAGCCCAACAAAACCCGGCTCCCGCTGTGGCGGCCACCAAGCCATTTGCCTTTGGTGGTGCCCAGCAACCACCAGCATCGTCAGCTTCAGGAGGATTTTCATTTGCCGCCGTTGCGGCCAAAAATACCACGGAAACCGCTGGAACAAATGTATTTGGCAGCCCCGCAAACGCCAGCAAACCAAGCTTTAACTTTGGAGGAAGCACTGTCAACCAAGCAGGAACAGCATCACCAGCTGGTGGCTTCTCttttgccacacccaccaaGAAGGAGGAGCCTGCGGGCAACAGCATGTTTGGAAGCCCCAACACGGGAATAGTGAAACCTAATTTCAGTTTTTCAAGCAACAATCCAACCACACAATCAGCGGCTCCTAGTCCAGCGCCCAGCTTTGGAGGATTCGGAGctcaagcagcagcagcaccagctgCAACAAACAATCAGAACAAACCCTTCGCATTTGGAGGCAACAACACCTCAGCTGCTCCCAGCCCAGCGCAGCCCATGGGAGGTAACCTCTTTGCCAATGCAGTGGCAGCTACTCATAACCAACCGAAGCCGGGTGCATTCTCTTTCGGTGGAGCCAAGAGCAACGCCAGCACAACAGCCGGAAACGCACCCTTCTCGTTTGGAGGAGCAGCTGCCGGGGGCATCGCCTCACCGCCCAGCAATCAAAGCATGAATACCGCAAAGCCGTTCAGctttggtggtggtggcggcaATCCGGCTCCCAATGTCTTTGCCAGTCCAGCCCCTTCGCCGGCGGCCAGCAATCCTGCCGGAGCCTTCGCCTTCGGTGGCGCTAGTCCGGCCCAGCAGGCGAACGCCGGCAACGTGTTCATCCCAGCGCCCAGCACGCCGGAGGGTCGACCCATCCGTAAAGCCACCCGGCGGCTGCAAAAATAG